A window of Fundidesulfovibrio magnetotacticus genomic DNA:
CTCCTCGCGGAGGGAGACGTCCTGGGAGCTCAGGTACTGCTCGGCCTGGGCCAGCACGTCGGCGGCCGCGCGGATGCGCTCGACGCGGTCCTTTGCCTGCTGGCCGAGGCGGGTCTTGGTCTCCTCGGCCAGCTTCTCGTACTCGGCGAAGCGGGTCCGGGCCGTGTCCAGGCTTTCGCGCAGCTTGACCAGCCGGGGGAACTTCTCCACCAGGGCCTTGGCGCCGACCAGGGCCTTTTCCACCTCGGCCATGTTCTTGCGGCTCTCGTCAATGTAGCTGGTCTTGCCGGAATAGACGAACCCGCGCATGCCGTACATGGTCAGCAGGGCGTGGCGCTCCAGATCGTTGGCGAGCATCACTTCGGGGACGTACTCGTCCTTCATGCGCGAGGAGCTTTCCTCGGCCTTGCCCATCTGGAACACGGCCATCAGGCCCAAGGCGCAGGCAATGGCAAGGATCAGCCCGAACCCCACTCCGATCTTCACCGCAAGCCGCAAATCTTTCATCGTTTGGCCCCTTTCCCAGGTGGAGCGATCCTGCTCCACGTGTTCGTCCGTTCCCTCGACCAGACGTCATCGTTTCGAAGATGCTGTCTGACTTGGGAGTACGCCATGCTAGTGTGACCGTTTCAGAACGCCTACAAACCCCGTGAAATTCACCGTACCGCAGGATATTCGAGAGGAAACTCTACGAAAACGTAAGAAACATCTAGGACAGGCACGCCTTGAGAACAAGCGAAAAGATAAAGAAAACGGGAACGATTCGGCAACGCGCCGCATCGATCGCTCCGGGCGGGCGGCGCGGAGCGTCGGGCCCGCCTCCCCCGGGGGCGAGGGACGCCGGGGGCGGCGCGGCCCCGCCCGGAACGCTCAGGCCGCCCGGACCGGCGCCGCCTGACGCCCGGCCGCCCAGCGCGCCAGCGCGGCCGTGACCACCAGCGAGAAGGCGAGCCTGGCCCCAAGCGTGCCCCACGGGCTGGCCCCGATGAGCGCCAGGAGCAGCGTGTCCTCGATGAGCGCGTGCGACAGGCTCATGAGCGACACCGCCGCGAAGATGTCGCGCCGGGGGATGTGCCCGGCCTGGGCCTCGTGGATGATCAGCCCGCCGCCGTAGGCCAGGCCCATGGTCATGCCCACCACGGTGATGGTGGCCGCCGTGGGGCCGATGCCCATGATCCGCAGAAACGGCGTGAGCAGGCGCTCCAAAAGCCGCGTGAGCCCAAGGGCGTTGAGGGTGCGCATAAGCGCCATGATCGCCACGATGATCAAAAAGATGGAGCCCAGGTTCTTGAGTTCCCCCAAGGCCCAGGCCGCCAGCCCCGCCTCCTGGACCGGGGGCAGCCAGAGCATGACGGCCGGGCCGCCGAAGAGCCCGAAGGCCTCGCACGAGGCCTTGAAGCACCAGGCGCAGCCCAG
This region includes:
- a CDS encoding nucleoside recognition domain-containing protein — translated: MEITPLAGFLTGVLRDAVKTSLALFKVMVPIIIVVKILKEAGLIAYLAAPLGPLMEWLGLPAGLGLAWATAMVSSIYAGLLVFQAVSDATLTQAQVSVFAILVLIAHNLLVEGQVTKRCGVSFLGQNALRFFGALGCAWCFKASCEAFGLFGGPAVMLWLPPVQEAGLAAWALGELKNLGSIFLIIVAIMALMRTLNALGLTRLLERLLTPFLRIMGIGPTAATITVVGMTMGLAYGGGLIIHEAQAGHIPRRDIFAAVSLMSLSHALIEDTLLLALIGASPWGTLGARLAFSLVVTAALARWAAGRQAAPVRAA